A stretch of Bradyrhizobium sp. AZCC 2262 DNA encodes these proteins:
- a CDS encoding xanthine dehydrogenase family protein molybdopterin-binding subunit produces the protein MNILPGNMRFGAGQPVKRLEDQRLLTGKGQFIDDKPEEGALWLYVLRSPHAHARIKSIDTKAALDMAGVEAVYTGADLVNDDIGTLPTLAIFKRPDGKPMTVPPRRLLAHEVVRYAGEAVAAVVATSRVLAQTAAEAIEIDYEVLPSVVDPIEAVKPGAPAVWPEAPDNVVAAMSYGDAAKVEEAFANAAHKVSLDLVSQRLVPSAMEPRSTIAEIEKKTGRLILHVQSQTPGSTRDLLAESILKRPKDSVRVLVGDIGGGFGQKTNLYPEDGIVAYAATRLNRKIRWRGDRTDEFVGGTHGRDLTSTGEFALDAKGRVLAYRVRSIGGTGAYSSGTANIIPLVLGPFVQTGVYVLPLVHFEVKSVMTNTAPVGAYRGAGRPEAVFIVERLMDAAARQIGMDPRTIRKVNYIKPAQLPYTNAVGQVYDSGAFAHMLSRASELSDWDGFAARKKAARKKGLLYGRGLTSYIEWTGGRAHTEKVSLHATAEGRIILHSGTMAMGQGLQTTYTQMVSDTLGIAMDKIDVVQGDTDLATGFGSVGSRSLFVGGTAVAVSSNDMINKAREKASNVLETSVEDIEYRDGWLSVVGTDRRISLFEIAKKEDGARLSVDSEGEVDGPSWPNGAHICEVEIDPETGITRVVRYTTVDDVGIAVNPMLVTGQVHGGVAQGIGQALYEGVAYSEEGQLLTASYQDYCVPRADDIPPIAVTLDDSAPCRTNPLGAKGCGESGAIGGPPCITNGVMDALSELGIKQLNTPLTPAKIWQAIRDAKAGGL, from the coding sequence ATGAACATTCTTCCCGGCAATATGCGTTTTGGGGCGGGCCAGCCGGTCAAGCGTTTGGAAGACCAGAGACTGCTCACCGGGAAGGGACAGTTCATCGACGACAAGCCGGAGGAGGGCGCGCTGTGGCTTTACGTGCTGCGCTCGCCTCATGCCCACGCCAGGATCAAGTCGATCGACACCAAGGCCGCGCTTGATATGGCCGGGGTGGAGGCCGTCTATACCGGTGCGGATTTGGTGAACGACGATATCGGCACCCTTCCGACGCTCGCGATCTTCAAGCGGCCGGACGGCAAACCGATGACGGTGCCGCCGCGGCGGCTACTTGCGCATGAAGTCGTGCGCTATGCCGGCGAGGCGGTGGCGGCGGTGGTGGCGACATCGCGGGTGCTGGCGCAGACGGCGGCCGAGGCGATCGAAATCGACTACGAGGTGCTGCCCTCGGTGGTCGATCCCATCGAGGCAGTGAAGCCCGGCGCACCCGCGGTGTGGCCCGAGGCGCCCGACAACGTCGTGGCCGCCATGAGCTATGGCGACGCCGCCAAGGTCGAAGAAGCGTTTGCAAACGCAGCGCATAAGGTCTCGCTCGATCTGGTGAGCCAGCGGCTGGTGCCCTCGGCAATGGAGCCGCGTTCGACGATTGCCGAGATCGAGAAGAAGACCGGGCGGCTGATCCTGCATGTGCAGTCGCAAACCCCCGGCTCGACCCGGGACCTGCTCGCGGAATCCATCCTGAAGCGGCCAAAGGACAGCGTCCGCGTGCTGGTCGGCGATATCGGCGGCGGCTTCGGCCAGAAGACGAACCTCTATCCCGAAGACGGCATCGTCGCTTACGCCGCGACCAGACTGAACAGGAAGATCCGCTGGCGCGGCGACCGCACCGACGAGTTCGTCGGCGGCACCCATGGCCGCGATCTCACCTCGACCGGCGAATTCGCGCTCGACGCCAAAGGCCGCGTGCTCGCCTATCGCGTGCGCTCGATCGGCGGCACCGGAGCATACTCGTCCGGGACCGCGAATATCATCCCGTTGGTGCTCGGGCCGTTCGTGCAAACCGGCGTCTATGTTCTGCCGTTGGTGCATTTCGAAGTGAAGTCGGTGATGACCAACACCGCGCCGGTCGGCGCCTATCGCGGCGCGGGGCGCCCCGAGGCGGTGTTCATCGTCGAGCGGCTGATGGATGCCGCCGCGCGGCAGATCGGCATGGACCCGCGCACCATCCGCAAGGTGAACTACATCAAGCCCGCGCAACTGCCTTACACCAACGCCGTCGGGCAGGTGTACGATTCCGGCGCCTTTGCGCACATGCTGTCGCGCGCCTCGGAGCTTTCGGATTGGGACGGCTTTGCCGCGCGCAAGAAGGCAGCGAGGAAGAAGGGCCTGCTCTACGGGCGCGGGCTCACCAGCTACATCGAATGGACCGGCGGGCGCGCGCACACCGAAAAGGTCAGCCTGCATGCCACGGCAGAAGGCCGCATCATCCTGCATTCCGGCACCATGGCGATGGGGCAGGGTCTGCAGACTACCTACACGCAAATGGTATCCGATACGCTCGGCATTGCCATGGACAAGATCGACGTGGTGCAGGGCGACACGGATCTGGCCACCGGTTTCGGCAGCGTCGGCTCGCGCTCGCTGTTCGTCGGCGGCACGGCGGTCGCGGTTTCGAGCAATGACATGATCAACAAGGCGCGCGAGAAGGCCTCGAACGTCCTGGAGACGTCGGTCGAGGATATCGAATATCGCGATGGCTGGCTCAGTGTGGTCGGCACCGACAGGCGCATCAGCCTGTTCGAGATCGCGAAGAAGGAAGACGGCGCGCGGCTTAGTGTCGATTCCGAAGGCGAGGTCGATGGCCCGAGCTGGCCGAATGGCGCGCATATCTGCGAGGTCGAGATCGATCCCGAAACCGGCATCACGCGGGTGGTGCGCTACACCACGGTCGACGACGTCGGCATCGCCGTCAACCCCATGCTGGTGACCGGTCAGGTGCATGGCGGAGTCGCCCAGGGCATCGGGCAGGCGCTCTATGAAGGCGTTGCCTACAGCGAGGAAGGGCAACTGCTGACCGCGAGCTACCAGGACTACTGCGTGCCGCGTGCCGACGATATTCCGCCGATTGCCGTGACGCTGGATGATTCCGCGCCCTGCCGCACCAATCCGCTCGGCGCCAAGGGCTGCGGCGAGTCCGGCGCGATCGGCGGACCGCCCTGCATCACTAATGGCGTGATGGATGCCTTGAGCGAACTCGGCATCAAGCAGCTCAACACGCCACTGACGCCGGCGAAGATCTGGCAGGCGATCAGGGATGCGAAGGCGGGGGGACTATAG
- a CDS encoding dihydrodipicolinate synthase family protein translates to MADFHGVFPYLVSPIDASGQIRTEVLGRLCDDLIKAGVHGLTPLGSTGEFAYLDQAQRATVVQTTIEAANGRVPVIAGVASTSTADAVTQARAYQKRGADGILAIMEAYFPVADAQVESYFRAIADAVDIPVVIYTNPQFQRSDLTLDVIARLATHPRIGYIKDASTNTGRLLSIMNRCGDSIKVFSASAHIPAAVMLIGGLGWMAGPACIIPRQSVELYNLCKAARWDEAMALQRRLWRINEAFARFNLAACIKAGLDIQGYAVGDPVPPQAPLTAEQRKVVEQALLDLG, encoded by the coding sequence ATGGCTGATTTCCACGGCGTCTTCCCCTATCTGGTCTCGCCCATCGATGCGTCGGGCCAGATCCGCACGGAGGTGCTGGGCCGGCTCTGCGACGACCTCATCAAGGCGGGCGTGCATGGGTTGACGCCGCTCGGTTCGACTGGCGAGTTCGCTTATCTCGACCAGGCGCAGCGCGCGACAGTCGTACAAACGACCATCGAAGCCGCCAACGGCCGCGTGCCTGTGATCGCCGGCGTCGCCTCGACGTCGACAGCGGATGCGGTGACGCAGGCGAGGGCGTATCAAAAACGCGGCGCCGACGGCATTCTCGCGATCATGGAGGCGTATTTCCCGGTCGCCGACGCGCAGGTCGAATCCTATTTCCGCGCCATCGCCGATGCCGTCGATATTCCCGTCGTGATCTACACCAACCCGCAATTCCAGCGCTCCGATCTGACGCTCGATGTGATCGCGCGGCTCGCGACCCATCCGCGCATCGGCTACATCAAGGACGCCTCGACCAATACCGGCCGGCTGCTGTCGATCATGAACCGCTGCGGCGACAGCATCAAAGTATTCTCCGCATCCGCCCACATCCCGGCGGCGGTCATGCTGATCGGCGGGCTGGGCTGGATGGCCGGTCCGGCCTGCATCATCCCGCGGCAGAGCGTCGAACTCTATAACCTCTGCAAGGCGGCGCGCTGGGATGAGGCGATGGCACTGCAACGCAGGCTGTGGCGCATCAATGAAGCCTTTGCGCGCTTCAACCTGGCCGCCTGCATCAAGGCAGGCCTCGACATTCAGGGCTACGCGGTCGGCGATCCCGTCCCGCCGCAGGCCCCGCTGACGGCCGAGCAGCGCAAGGTCGTCGAACAAGCATTGCTGGACCTCGGGTAG
- a CDS encoding M1 family metallopeptidase, which yields MTAPLARCFAAMLALMLVVSAAVRAEPVFSFDATPGKLSKTVVPINYSIELRPDAERLALPGVEVIDIEVREPTARLTLNAVNTTFASVTADDSVERADVTIDDAAETAMFTFAQPLAAGAHRLRIEFTARINKFDRGFFFVDYPTDGGMKRLLTSKLEPSDARRIFPCWDEPAFKASFALTVRVPRHFLAVGNMPIVREEPLEPNLKNVSFAPTPKMSTYLFVLTVGELERITAEAEGVTIGVVATTGKAAKGQFALDSAVKLLAWFNDYFGVKYPLPKLDLIAVPGGFGGAMENWGGITFFESRLLFDPATNPDSARRGIFGIIAHEMAHQWFGDLVTMAWWDNLWLNEGFATWMATKAAEQFYPQWQSWLNGYGQKQFAMALDARRTSHPIQQPIANESEAMIAFDAITYNKGQALIRMLENYLGEAAFRDGIRAYMAVHAYGNTTTADLWRALERAGHKPVTDIAASFTEQDGVPLISAETACNGDAQRLTLRQGRFVIAPARAAALPPRNWQIPVGVGKAGIAPSADVVLLRGSTEVSAGSCGEAIKVNLGDIGYYRVEYGPASMAALAKALPQMSPADRVNFLADGWAMVQAGRAEPSSYLALVENVGVDDGRPVWDQIITVFSALNRLSRDRPERPALQRYISARLRTVFDRLGWDGSGSGDDDNTLLRGSLIWTLGELGDEAIIAEAKRRFAGFLSDPQSLPAALRDSVTHVVGIAADRATYDTLLTLARKSTVTNERLRYYYAAAATRDPALARATLDLTLTDEVPGTIVTGLIGTVASSGEQPDLAWDFLQKNYDALFAKQGPQFRDQFIANFMTNFSDERHAAELAAFAPVQATSGGRVTAARAQEVIAISADLKTRALPAVDAWIRARK from the coding sequence GTGACGGCACCCTTGGCGCGATGTTTTGCCGCAATGCTCGCGTTGATGCTTGTTGTTTCAGCCGCCGTGCGCGCGGAGCCGGTTTTCTCGTTCGACGCCACGCCGGGCAAGCTGTCGAAGACAGTCGTTCCGATCAACTATTCAATCGAGCTGAGACCTGACGCCGAGAGGCTCGCGCTTCCGGGCGTCGAAGTGATCGACATCGAGGTGCGCGAACCGACGGCGCGGCTGACGCTCAACGCCGTCAACACGACGTTTGCTTCCGTTACCGCTGACGATAGCGTCGAGCGCGCCGACGTCACGATCGATGACGCGGCCGAGACGGCGATGTTCACATTCGCGCAGCCGCTCGCAGCTGGCGCGCACCGGCTGCGCATCGAGTTTACGGCGCGGATCAACAAGTTCGACCGCGGTTTCTTCTTCGTCGATTATCCGACCGATGGCGGTATGAAGCGGCTGTTGACGAGCAAGCTCGAACCATCGGATGCACGGCGGATATTCCCGTGCTGGGACGAGCCGGCCTTCAAGGCGAGTTTCGCCTTGACCGTGCGGGTGCCGCGCCATTTCCTCGCGGTCGGCAACATGCCGATCGTGCGCGAAGAGCCGCTCGAGCCGAACCTGAAGAACGTCAGCTTCGCGCCCACGCCAAAAATGTCGACCTACCTGTTCGTGCTGACGGTGGGCGAACTGGAGCGCATCACCGCGGAGGCGGAAGGCGTGACGATCGGTGTCGTCGCCACCACCGGCAAGGCCGCGAAGGGGCAATTCGCGCTCGACAGCGCGGTAAAACTGCTCGCCTGGTTCAACGACTATTTCGGGGTCAAATATCCGCTGCCCAAGCTCGACCTGATCGCGGTGCCCGGCGGCTTCGGCGGCGCGATGGAGAACTGGGGCGGCATCACCTTCTTCGAGAGCCGGCTCTTGTTCGATCCCGCAACGAACCCGGACAGCGCGCGGCGCGGCATCTTCGGCATCATCGCGCATGAAATGGCGCATCAATGGTTCGGCGATCTCGTCACCATGGCGTGGTGGGACAATCTCTGGCTCAACGAGGGCTTTGCGACCTGGATGGCGACGAAGGCTGCGGAGCAGTTTTATCCGCAATGGCAAAGCTGGCTGAACGGTTACGGCCAGAAGCAGTTCGCCATGGCGCTCGACGCCCGGCGCACGTCGCACCCGATCCAGCAGCCGATCGCCAACGAGAGCGAGGCGATGATCGCGTTCGACGCCATTACCTACAACAAGGGGCAGGCGCTGATCCGAATGCTGGAAAACTACCTCGGCGAAGCGGCGTTCCGCGACGGCATCCGCGCCTACATGGCCGTGCATGCCTATGGCAACACCACCACGGCCGATCTCTGGCGGGCGCTGGAGCGCGCGGGCCACAAGCCCGTGACCGACATCGCGGCGTCCTTTACCGAACAGGACGGTGTGCCGCTGATATCAGCCGAAACCGCCTGCAACGGCGATGCGCAGCGGCTGACGTTGCGGCAGGGCCGCTTCGTGATCGCGCCGGCGCGGGCGGCGGCCTTGCCGCCGCGCAACTGGCAAATACCGGTCGGGGTCGGGAAGGCAGGCATCGCGCCATCGGCCGATGTCGTGCTGCTGCGGGGCTCGACCGAAGTTTCGGCCGGATCCTGCGGCGAGGCGATCAAGGTCAATCTCGGCGACATCGGCTACTACCGGGTTGAGTACGGTCCGGCGAGCATGGCCGCGCTGGCGAAGGCGCTGCCGCAGATGTCGCCGGCAGACCGCGTCAATTTCCTCGCCGATGGCTGGGCGATGGTGCAGGCCGGCCGCGCCGAGCCGTCATCCTACCTCGCTTTGGTCGAGAATGTCGGCGTCGATGACGGCCGTCCGGTCTGGGATCAGATCATCACGGTATTCTCCGCGCTCAACCGTTTGTCGCGCGATCGGCCCGAGCGCCCGGCGCTGCAGCGCTATATCAGCGCCAGATTGCGCACCGTTTTCGACCGGCTCGGCTGGGACGGCAGCGGCTCGGGCGATGACGACAACACCCTGCTGCGCGGCAGCCTGATCTGGACACTCGGCGAACTCGGCGACGAAGCGATCATTGCGGAGGCGAAGCGGCGATTCGCCGGTTTCCTCAGTGATCCGCAATCGCTGCCGGCGGCGTTGCGCGATTCCGTCACCCATGTCGTCGGGATCGCGGCGGATCGCGCGACCTACGACACGCTGTTGACGCTGGCGCGCAAGAGCACCGTCACCAATGAACGGCTGCGCTATTACTATGCAGCAGCCGCCACGCGCGATCCGGCGCTGGCGCGCGCCACGCTGGACCTGACCCTGACTGATGAAGTGCCGGGCACGATCGTCACCGGCCTGATCGGCACAGTCGCTTCCTCCGGGGAGCAGCCTGATCTGGCCTGGGACTTTCTGCAGAAGAACTACGATGCGCTGTTCGCAAAGCAGGGGCCGCAATTCCGCGACCAGTTCATCGCCAACTTCATGACGAATTTCAGCGACGAGCGCCATGCCGCCGAACTCGCAGCCTTCGCGCCGGTTCAGGCGACTTCAGGCGGCCGCGTGACGGCGGCCCGGGCGCAGGAAGTGATTGCGATTTCCGCCGACCTCAAAACCCGCGCGCTGCCGGCGGTCGATGCCTGGATCAGGGCGCGCAAGTGA